A region from the Ursus arctos isolate Adak ecotype North America unplaced genomic scaffold, UrsArc2.0 scaffold_6, whole genome shotgun sequence genome encodes:
- the LOC125281075 gene encoding 60S ribosomal protein L32-like, whose amino-acid sequence MEGGNHPLLGITATVRTLVKPKFLKRRTEKFIRHRSDGYVKIKRDWWKPRGVDNRGYRRFKDQILMSHTGYGSSKKTKHVLPSGFWKFLVLLLCNKSHRVETAHGVPSKNCRATVERTAQLAIRVANPHASLRSEENE is encoded by the exons ATGGAGG GGGGCAACCATCCCCTGCTCGGCATCACGGCCACCGTCAGAACTCTGGTGAAGCCCAAGTTCCTGAAAAGGAGGACCGAGAAGTTCATCCGGCACCGGTCAGATGGATACGTCAAAATTAAGCGCGACTGGTGGAAACCCAGAGGCGTTGACAATAGGGGGTACAGAAGATTCAAGGACCAGATCTTGATGTCCCACACTGGTTACGGGAGCAGCAAGAAGACAAAGCACGTGCTGCCCAGTGGCTTCTGGAAGTTCCTAGTACTGCTGCTGTGCAACAAATCTCACCGTGTAGAGACTGCTCATGGTGTCCCCTCCAAGAACTGCAGGGCCACTGTGGAGAGAACAGCCCAGCTGGCCATCAGAGTCGCCAATCCCCATGCCAGTCTGCgcagtgaagaaaatgaataa